From the genome of Sinanaerobacter sp. ZZT-01:
TAATCTTCATGTAAATGCTCCCTTCCGATATGTTCATTGATTCGATGATGTGCGGATTTTGTAGACTGTTCAACAACGGCTAGTACTTTACCCTGATCTTCAACTTTTTCTTCCAGCTTGTCCACCCTTTTGCTGATTCCCAGCAGAGCATCTAATTTTCCGTTCACAGTTCCCCGCCATTCCGAATCTGTACCAATCCGATTGTCTCTGCCTGAAATCCATCCGGCCAAGCCAACAAAACACCCTATAATTGCAATTAATAAAAAAATTGTCTGTATATCCACCCATTCACCCACTTTTTACTTTTTTGACCTCTGAATCATGGAAACGACTTCCTGACGGGTCGTATATCCGCCCGGCCTGCTCCCGTCGGTATACCCTAATCCTTGTGCATCGCTCCAAACTTCTTGAAAGCATTCTGCCACCTTGCTTTCTCTGCCCTCTAAAATTTGCTTTATTTCCTCTTTTACAATTTTTCTCGTCTCTTCTTCCGTCAAATCTTCCACCTTCTTTACAATGTTTTTTAGATAAGGCTCCGGATCAATTCGCAGCCCGCCTACAATTAGCTCTAAGTGTAAATGCATCGCCATGTTTCGAATTGTCTTTGTGCTGGCTCCCATCAGCCCGATTGGCTGTCCTGCCTGTACTTTTTCCCCCACTCTTAACGGTGATTTCGTTTTTAAATGCTGATACAGCGTTTTAAAATTTCCGTGATCTATGATAACTACCCAGCCACGGGTATTATTCCAGTAATTGTTCGATATCGTCCCATCGGCGACGGACAAGATCTCTGTTTCAGCCTTCGAAAAATTCCTGCCAAGATCAATACCTCTATGGTAAGTACTGGCACCTTCTAACCCTGTATTTCTGAATCCGAACCGGCTGGTAATCCGCAAGGGAAAAACTGGCAGGCTGTTAAACTGTATTTTCACTTTTCCTCCTTCCCCCTTTTGAGAAAAGAAAAAGCGAAGGAGATTGAAATTCCTTCGCTTTTTTTCTTTTAAAATTTTAATTAAGCACTACTCTATCTTTCTACTAAATTACTTTAAGGCTACATAATTGTATAAAAAACACGCCATATTGCGTGCTGTTTAACAACTAATTAGTTTATTGAATAATACTCATTTCTTTTTTCACCGCTTCTAAATACCTTCCAGGAACTTCATCAATAGTATTTAATCCTGAATCAACTTTATATACCCATAGTTTGACCATTTATTTTCTCCTCCAATTTATCAATTCTTTGCAATGCCATGACTAACGCTTCTGCAATCTCATCTTTATCCATACTTGTAAATGTAGTCAATTCAGCAACAGATTCTAAATCTTCTATAATAGGTTCATCTTCTTGTTTTGCTATTTGTTTATTTTCATAATACCATTTAGGACCCATTCTCAAATATTTTGATTTCAAAGTCATTCACATCATGTCCATTATTTTCTATTTCAAGTTTTATCTTTTAAATATCCATAATTTACCTTATTTTAATTTGAATTTTCTAAGATTACTTTATATACATTTAAACTTGCTGTTCCTCCATATGTTGTATATGAAGATAAACCTAATACTTTTATATAATATTTACCAGTTAAATTTGAAATGTTTATAGCATTAACACCCCCATCTTTTGATATTAAAAGGGACGCTACTTCTCCATTCTTTGACGCTGTATTATCATTTGATATAGCCATATAGTAGTCCACACCTGCTCTTGAACTACTTCCCGATCCCCTATCAAATTTCACATAATTAAATTCAGATAAGTCTACTTTATTAGCAGTGCAAAATCCAGCATATGCAGTTCCTGATGTAGGCATAAATGTATTTGAAGACATTTTTTCATTTGTAATACTTCCTTCACATGGACTATACGACTCTATATATTCCCAAGGAACTACTTGTCCTGCATTAAATAAATCTTGAAATAGACCCTGTAATATTAGCCCCTCCAGCTTTGTTTTATCTTCTTTGCTCATCAACCCATTTATAATATTCGTTGCAATTGGAATATTATCTATCTTATTTGAAACATTAGTAAGTTGTTCAGCCAATTCCTTACCCTGTACCGCATCCAACGCCTTACCCGGTACAGTTTCGTCAAGACTGTTAACCACTGTTACCGATGCTGGAATTTGGTCTGTTGTTGCAATTGGTTTTTCGCCTATCTTTGGTGTGCCTGTGAAAACAGGATCGGTTATTGGTGCTTTGGAATCTGCTTTTTCGTTTAGATTTTTTAGTTCTGTGTCAATAATATCCATATTACCATTTTGAACCTCAACATCGTAAAAATCCGTTGATTCCGGCTTTGTCAGGTTATAATTTTTCGTTTTTCTACTCATTATGCAATCACCTCATTTCTTAATTTTTCATGTATGTATTTCAATCTGACTGAACTGTACACTCATCGTGTCAATGTCCGTCCAATATAAAATTAAGTGCAACTGTTTTTACCTTTTTTGTGGTGTTTCAATTACACTTATATCGTACCAAAAACACGCTTGATTGCGTTTTTTAAGTTGCTTATTTAATTACCATACACTTCTGTGTAAGCTCTAATCTTACACTCTTCAACGTAAGTATTGTATGTATCAAATGCGACTTTGCACTGCTCATTAGTCATGTCCGACAAATACTCTCTCATGATTTTGTTTTCTTCGTCATAACTGTACTTTTCGTGTATGTACTGGATAGACAACGTATCATATCTCTGTTGTAGTTCTTCCAGTGTTGGTTTCAGCTCGTCTGATGGGGCATCATAGTATTTATAATGCTCACTAATCTTGATACCATCTTTATCATAGTCAGTAACAAGCTTTTTAAATTTTCTATTCTCAAACTCGTCACCAATTCCAATAGGTAATCCCTCACAGCAGATCGCTCCTGTTGATTTTGCAAAATCTTTGTCCGATACGATGACGTTGGTTATTTTATTGTTTTCTATAATTGCATAATCCATTCTATTCACCCTCTTTATCTATTAAAGCGTAACGCAACAACACCTTGATAGCCAGCTCCCTGCCCTCTATCATATCCCCATTCATTATCTCCGGCAGAACCTCCACCAGAACCATAATATGTTGCTGATTTACCGCCTACACCTTGTCCAATTTCTTTTCCATCATTTAATTCCCCACCGGCACCTCCACCTTTCCGTCCACCATCACCGCCTAGAGTGTGTGTCTTATCACTATTGAAGGCTCCACCCGCACCTCCTCCTGCACTAGCTTGCATTGACGAATCTCCAAAAATCCGCGTACTGGTTCCCTGTCCTTTACCAGCATTCTTACCACTACCGCCAGCTCCATTAGACCCACCAGCTCCACCTTCGCCATTAGACAACCATCCTCCACCACCAGAACCGCCGTTAATACCATTACCACCCGGAGCAGTGATTGAATTAGTCCCTATATCCAAAGATGAACCACCACCATTACGTACACCTTCACCAGCCGCACCACCTTGACCAATTACAGCTCGATAATAACTAGTCTTTATTTTAGATATTGGGTATGTGACATTTGTTACGTACCCTCCACCACCCCCTCCCAAACCTCTTTGTCCGGATGAACCACCACCAACAACACAAGCCTGAATATTACTAAAATAACTCAAAGCTCCCATATCAAGACTACCTGAAACAGAGGATCTTAAAAACACATCTTTTACATAACCAAATGCATTAACAATAAGTATTTTGGTTCCAAGTGTCAAAGTAAAAGATTTATTCGTTCTTTCAAATGGCATATTTGGAACAACAGATTGTATTAATGTATAAGTCCCAAGAGGAACAAAGAACGTCTTATTTTGACTAACTCCATCGGTTGTAAACTTAAAATTTACACCAGTTCCAGATAACGTAAATCCATATTGTTGTGGCACCGGTGTATTAGTATCTGGATAACACAAATTAATCTGAATATAACTAACATTATCAGCCATAACAAGACCACCAGCAATTTGTAACGCCTCATCCACAGACTCTACCCCACCGTATAATGCTTTTGTTTCTTCTGACAGTGTACTTAATTCTTTAATCTCATTAATAGCTCCCACCACTGTCTTATTACTTGCATTTAAAGCACTATCTGTTTTGGGTTGTAAATCCGATAAAGATGTTTTTACCCTCCCAATTGCTGCCTCTACATTTGGTGTATCTCCTATTCCTAAGTCAGTTGCTAGCTGAGATGATATCTTTCTTGATTCTTCCATTATTTGTGCATCTGTTTTTCCATTGATCTTTTCTGCATTATCTACAACGCCGTCACCGTTTTTGTCATAAGTAGACTTAGACATATCCCCCGCATTCTCATTCGCTTTTTTTAATTCCTCATCGATAATATCCATATTACCATTTTGAACCTCAACATCGTAAAAGTCCGTTGGTTCCGGCTTTGTCAGGTTATAATTTTTCGTTTTCTTAGCCATTATACATTAACCTCATTTCTTAATTTTTCATGTATGTATTTCAATCTGACTGAACTGTACAATCATCGTGTCAATGTCCGTCCAATATAAAATTAAGTGCAACTGTTTTTACCTTTTTTGTGGTGTTTCAATTACACTTATATCGTACCAAAAACACGCTTGATTGCGTTTTCTAAGTTGCTTATTTAATTACCATACACTTCTGTGTAAGCTCTAGTCTTACACTCTTCAACGTAAGTATTGTATGTATCAAATGCGACTTTGCACTGCTCATTAGTCATGTCCGACAAATACTCTCTCATGGTTTTATTTTCTTCGTCATAACTGTACTTTTCGTGTATGTACTGAATAGATAGTTCATCGTACTGCTGTATTTTCTCTTCATCGGTCAGTGGTGGCTTTTCTATTTCAATCACATCTACTAATTGCCCATTTTCTACTACGAAATCATAGTGGGGATACAATCTCTGTATTTTGTTTGCTAAGTCTGATTCATCCTCAACCACATAGAGAGCTTTACCAGTCCAGTCTTCGTTGGGGTGCATTGAGTGTGTCTCAAACCCCTTATTGCTTAGTACAATCATTTTATAACCTCCTAAAAAAATGCAATCCAGCTGTATTGATAGTTGCCATGGTCCATAATGACGGATGGTGACACATTTGGCTTATCATGTGAAATAATCATTCCAGTACTTGTCCACTGCAGTTTCACGCTCGTAGTGTAGTAGTCGGCGGATGACGATACAGAAGCATGCGTGGCGGCATGCGTTGTAGGATAAACCCCTATTACTAAGTCCTCGGGTAGGGCACGACTTAAGTAATCCCCACTCACTAATGTACATGCTGTAACCATCAGCACTTTCGGTGTTACTCCTACGTAAATAATTCTTGATGTCCCATTTAACCCTGTGTATGATCCTGTTGCAATCCTAGTCTTGGTATTTGCAAGGTTTATATTTGACGTAATTAAATCCCTAGCTGCTTGTAACACCTTGTCTACATTTGCATTATCAGTAGATAGTCCATAAGCTACTTTAACCGCTTCACTAACAGACATTGCAGTAGAATCTAAATTATCAACTTTATTAGTTACCTCGACAAGTTTTCCATCTAATTCCTTTCCCCTCACTGCATCCAACGCCTTACCCGGTACTGTTTCAGTTAGAGCATTAACCACCGTTACCGATGCTGGAATTTGGTCTGTTGTTGCAATTGGTTTTTCGCCTATCTTTGGTGTGCCTGTGAAAACAGGATCGGTTATTGGTGCCTTGGAATCTGCTTTTTCGTTTAGATTTTTTAGTTCTGTGTCAATAATATCCATATTATCATTTTGAAGCTCAACATTGTAAAAGTCCATTGGCTCCGGCTTTTTCAGGTTATAATTTTTCGTTTTCTTAGCCATTATGCAATCACCTCATTTCTTAAAAATCCATATGTGTAAGATGCTAATTTTGCGTGTGTAAATTTCTCTAAAGTTGAATGCTGGTTGTACTCCAAACTCAGATCAATTACCTCATTTCTCAAAAATTCATGTGTGTAAGATGCTAATTTTGCATGTGTAAATTTCTCTAAAGTTGAATGCTGGTTGTACTTCAAACTCAAATCAATCACTAAATTTGCCGGTACAACCCTATGCAACAATAAATCTACATCATCGAAATTTGATTTCACAGTCAATGCTACCTTTACAATCAATTTATATTCATCTTCTTTTAATTCAACCGTATAGCCACTTTTCCCGCAAATGGTTTCCAGTTGCTGTAAAAGCATACGATAACTATACGGAAGCTTTTCATTCAGTCTCGTTACAATGCGAAACTTTCTCTCTTCTAATAAGTCCGTACCTTTTGGCAAAATCTTTAAAATAGATTCCCACCGCTTTACACCGTTTTCTGTTGCAGATTCTACATACTGATCGTCTGCGACAAGTTGTATCGCATGATACAGCTTCACCATCTCTGTCGTTTCTGCTTCGGTGAGTTCCTTAAATTCTAAAATCTCACCCATAATCTGCGGTAAATAATTAACTAATTTTATTTTCCTATCCAGCGAACTCACCCCGTTTCGGAATACTGTCTGCATCCAGTACCAAATTCTTCTCTTCTCCATTGATTGCTGTTTTAGAAATATCTAGAATCCCGGGTATATTTAGAAGACGTGTTTCAATCTGGCTGACTCTTACAATCACCGTATCACTATCCGCCCAATCCTGAGCTAATTCTGTTAAATATTGGTCAACTGTCTCAAACACATAATCTTTTACGTCATTCCATTCCCATCCATCTTGATAAGTGATCGCTGTCGAAATAGGAATCACTGATTCTTTAACGCCTTCTACAGTAACGATATGACCAATGGGTGCAATGCCGAGTCCTTTCCCCTGATTTTGAATGGGATCTATCTCTGTTTGAACAATAGAAATCAATTCACTGCTTGGTTTTTGATATTCCGAATTAATCAGAACCAATTTTACGCTGCCACCTCCATTCCATGCCGGATAGACCTTCACGCCACCCACTCCGCTTATTGTAGAAACTTTTCCCTTGTAATCTTGAATGTTTCCTCCAAATGCTTTTGTATCCAGGCTGTCATAATATCTTTTTCTTAAATACTCCGTATCCTCTTCATCCTCACCGGGAACCAACAATTCTGTTAGTCTGGCAAAAGTCAGTCCTTTGATATAGTCAATTGGAATCAAATTTCCTGTTTTGCTGTTGCCGATTCTTCCTGCCGTTTCACACTGCATTTTATAAACTCCAGTTTCCATTTTTTCAATGGCAGTGTAATTTAATGTATCCAAGCTGAATCGGTGTCCAATCGGTATATCTGTATTAAATTCTCCTTTTAGTATTGCTTGTGTTGCTTCGTATGGAACAATACCTCTTTCCGCTGCTCTCTTAATCAAATACGTTCGGCTTGCTGTATCGGCAAAAGTTTCATTTAAAATAACATCTAACTGAATATAGGCATTTTTTAATTCTGCCGCTGCCGGCGCAAGTGCATCATAAATGATTGATCCTTCTCTCTTGTCCACATTGTTTGACACCTGGTCAAGCATGCGCTTTAAAAGGGTCTCATAAGTAATGGATTCAAACATTAATAACTTACCTCCTTTTCCGCTTTCACATCTCCGAAAATGGTATGAACTGTAAATGAAACTAACATACTGCTTCTTTTGGTTTCAAAAGAAAAAGCATCTACGCTTAGAATCCTTTGATCCTGCGTCAATGCTTCTGTAATCCTTTGTTCCAATTCCGGTGCGATATAAACCATTGGCTTTCCAATTAATTCAGTGAGCTCTACACCATAATTCCAGCTGTAAATGATGTAATTATAACGCTCCGTACTGAGAATTTTATAAACCGCCTGCTCCATCGCTTCCCTACCGTCTACAAATCCAAAAATCCGATTTTTAGAAATGTGATAGGTCTTGCTTGTTGATATGACATCGAGGGAAAAGTCCTGCCTCAAATCATCTGTTCGTTCTGGTATCATCTCATCACCCTATCCTATCTAAAACAATAAATCTCTGTCCGCCCTGCATACGAATCATAATGACCTTTTCACCGCTTTGTAGTCCATTTAATACGCGGTATTTTTTTTTCCCTTTATACTCATGCTTATGTGCAGGTTCCCTATTTGTATTGGTCGTCCCGCTCCCACCGGAAGTACTGACACTATGGCTATGCTCATAAGCTCCAGACAGCTCTGTCTCGTGAAGCATCTCCATTTCTACGTCATAGTTCGTAACATTTCTTGCACATACCAGAAACGGCTCTTCCAGCAACAACTTCTGTTCTACCAATATTTCCAACGGATTTGTATTCTGCACGGTTCCATAAACGAGGTTTACGGGTTTTCCTTCTTCAAATGCATCAGAAGAAGCTTGTTTCATAATTTGAAGTAAGTTAGGCACTAAAATCACCTCCAATCAATGAGAGATCCATCTGATGCACATCTGCAGATATTGTATGCTTTACCTTTTCCACAATCATATAAGTATTTGCTACTACATCTCCCAGATCCAAGCTAACCGAAAGCAAAGAGCCTCCTCTTACCCTGATATCTCCAAATGCTTTAGAAACGCTTAAATTCCTTGTTTTTCGGTTATACATAGAAAGTAAGTTTTTCGCTTTTTCTTCCGCATTCTGTGGATTATCTACCTTTTCTGTATGCTGTAAAACCCCCCATCTTTTTATGGAAGCAGCATCTTCTTGAGGATGGATTTTTAAATCACCGGTTTTTTCGCTTTCATAAAACAGCTTAATTCGATTATATGTCTTACTGTCTATACTTGAAGCATAGTCAAAATCCTCTGCAGTATTTTGATTGATTAGAATATCCAGTTTCATATCTTTGATATTTTTCAGTGTCAGTTTCCTGCAATCATCGTATAAAACATACAACTCTTTTTTTGCCTGTTGTGTTTCATTGAGTGCATTTTTAATGATATCAAATAAGGTCTTATCTTGTTCCAAACGGTCTGCTATCACATACTTCGTATCTTCGATTTCGCCAACCTCCATGCCAAATATTTTAGCTAGTTTTTGAATCAAAGCACTGGCTGTTATTTCTTTATATTTTATAACATCTTTATTTTTCAAATATCTCAGCTGATCGTATGCGGTCACACTGATGAGACCATCTTTATTTCGTTTCTTTGTAAAAATAAATCCATAAAAAACCTTTTCTTTATTTACATACAACATTAGATGATCTCCTTCCTGAAAATTTAATCCTGCATCTTTCTGCACTGAAAAAGTAAGCTTTCCAGGTACACCCTGACGCTCTGTCTCCCACGAAATCGGTTCTTCCACAACGGGCTGGTAATTCAATCCATTGTGTTCAATTATTAATTCAATCTTATTCAAAACGTATCACCTGCCCGGGGTAAATTTCATTTGGATTTGTAAGTCCATTTAAAACAAGTATCTTACTGTAGACTTTTTCGTCTCCCAGTTCTTTTTTGCAGATACTCCAAAGCGTATCATTTGGCTGTACCGCATACGTCTTATTTGTCACCTTTGCCTCTCTTTGCACTTGCTTTTCCAATGTCACGTCGCCCGTTTCTTTATTTTCACTTACATTGACAAGAATCGTTCCGTAGGTAACATATTGCTTCAAGCGAATGGAAACCATAATATCAAATCCGTTTGCAGCATCTTCTTCAATTGTATATTCTTCTAATGTCACATTCTTTGATATGTTATAGCTGTACGTTCCATTTAGCTGTTTCCGATTTACTAAAAATATAAATGGCTTTCTTCCCTGCTTCAATAGTTCCAGCTTTTTTAAATAAAATTCCGGTGACTGAAAACCAGTTGGATATACAGCAAAAGGGTACGGTTGCGCTGGAAGCAGTGAGCTGAATTCGATTTCTGTCAATCCGGCAATTTTAGGAATATTCACCTCTTGTCCGGAAATCAAATTAATCGTCTTATTTTGATTTGACATCTTCATTTTCATCTTTTGCGGCGCAACCGGAAGCTGCATATCATCAAGAATAAATTCGTACAAGATTACACCCCCTCTGCGGTTGAAACCAGCATTTCATACGTCTTATCTTCCAGCTGTGATATGATACCGTCAATATCGAGATCACTATTAACGTTTGCCGTTGTCTGCATCGTAACG
Proteins encoded in this window:
- a CDS encoding M23 family metallopeptidase, which codes for MKIQFNSLPVFPLRITSRFGFRNTGLEGASTYHRGIDLGRNFSKAETEILSVADGTISNNYWNNTRGWVVIIDHGNFKTLYQHLKTKSPLRVGEKVQAGQPIGLMGASTKTIRNMAMHLHLELIVGGLRIDPEPYLKNIVKKVEDLTEEETRKIVKEEIKQILEGRESKVAECFQEVWSDAQGLGYTDGSRPGGYTTRQEVVSMIQRSKK
- a CDS encoding putative phage tail protein, coding for MQTVFRNGVSSLDRKIKLVNYLPQIMGEILEFKELTEAETTEMVKLYHAIQLVADDQYVESATENGVKRWESILKILPKGTDLLEERKFRIVTRLNEKLPYSYRMLLQQLETICGKSGYTVELKEDEYKLIVKVALTVKSNFDDVDLLLHRVVPANLVIDLSLKYNQHSTLEKFTHAKLASYTHEFLRNEVIDLSLEYNQHSTLEKFTHAKLASYTYGFLRNEVIA
- a CDS encoding baseplate J/gp47 family protein, with the protein product MFESITYETLLKRMLDQVSNNVDKREGSIIYDALAPAAAELKNAYIQLDVILNETFADTASRTYLIKRAAERGIVPYEATQAILKGEFNTDIPIGHRFSLDTLNYTAIEKMETGVYKMQCETAGRIGNSKTGNLIPIDYIKGLTFARLTELLVPGEDEEDTEYLRKRYYDSLDTKAFGGNIQDYKGKVSTISGVGGVKVYPAWNGGGSVKLVLINSEYQKPSSELISIVQTEIDPIQNQGKGLGIAPIGHIVTVEGVKESVIPISTAITYQDGWEWNDVKDYVFETVDQYLTELAQDWADSDTVIVRVSQIETRLLNIPGILDISKTAINGEEKNLVLDADSIPKRGEFAG
- a CDS encoding DUF2634 domain-containing protein, producing the protein MIPERTDDLRQDFSLDVISTSKTYHISKNRIFGFVDGREAMEQAVYKILSTERYNYIIYSWNYGVELTELIGKPMVYIAPELEQRITEALTQDQRILSVDAFSFETKRSSMLVSFTVHTIFGDVKAEKEVSY
- a CDS encoding DUF2577 domain-containing protein, translated to MPNLLQIMKQASSDAFEEGKPVNLVYGTVQNTNPLEILVEQKLLLEEPFLVCARNVTNYDVEMEMLHETELSGAYEHSHSVSTSGGSGTTNTNREPAHKHEYKGKKKYRVLNGLQSGEKVIMIRMQGGQRFIVLDRIG
- a CDS encoding XkdQ/YqbQ family protein; this translates as MNKIELIIEHNGLNYQPVVEEPISWETERQGVPGKLTFSVQKDAGLNFQEGDHLMLYVNKEKVFYGFIFTKKRNKDGLISVTAYDQLRYLKNKDVIKYKEITASALIQKLAKIFGMEVGEIEDTKYVIADRLEQDKTLFDIIKNALNETQQAKKELYVLYDDCRKLTLKNIKDMKLDILINQNTAEDFDYASSIDSKTYNRIKLFYESEKTGDLKIHPQEDAASIKRWGVLQHTEKVDNPQNAEEKAKNLLSMYNRKTRNLSVSKAFGDIRVRGGSLLSVSLDLGDVVANTYMIVEKVKHTISADVHQMDLSLIGGDFSA
- a CDS encoding LysM peptidoglycan-binding domain-containing protein, whose amino-acid sequence is MYEFILDDMQLPVAPQKMKMKMSNQNKTINLISGQEVNIPKIAGLTEIEFSSLLPAQPYPFAVYPTGFQSPEFYLKKLELLKQGRKPFIFLVNRKQLNGTYSYNISKNVTLEEYTIEEDAANGFDIMVSIRLKQYVTYGTILVNVSENKETGDVTLEKQVQREAKVTNKTYAVQPNDTLWSICKKELGDEKVYSKILVLNGLTNPNEIYPGQVIRFE